The following proteins come from a genomic window of Triticum aestivum cultivar Chinese Spring chromosome 6A, IWGSC CS RefSeq v2.1, whole genome shotgun sequence:
- the LOC123129720 gene encoding uncharacterized protein yields MTDNGSNGTSRDGNNSGNTNTGLLVQELGDQSVLANLLTNILGRHQETQQRQMDILERVVKNDSHRSGVGEFQKLKPPSFSGTANPLEGEDWITAMEKAFEAMGCTNEEKVIYAVYMLKSSAFEWWDAHKKSYPEGTPLTWILFKEAFYKKYFPESIKRIKEREFLELKQGNKSVGEYEIEFSRLARFALEFVQTDGSKARRFESGLRQPLKRRVEAFELNTFRDVVNKAQLLEKGFQEEKGDADFDIILGMDWLQEYRATIDCYEKQITLRLDGQVEIVYQGDKKSQSQTLMTKLDKKEINIKDIPVVNEFPNVFPGELPGLPPDREIEFAILLIPGTKPIYKAPYRMAPAELKELKVQLKELEDRGDIPKTAFRTRYGHYEYLVMPFGLTNAPAAFMDLMNRVFKPYLDQFVIVFIDDILIYSKTEEEHSMHLKIVLQILLEHKLYAKLKKCDFWMNKVPFLGHIISEEGISVDPAKVQAVAEWQRPSTVTDIRSFLGLAGYCRRFILNFAKIAAPLTHLTKKGIKFEWSDECEKSFQELKNRLVSAPVLALPVGGEEFTIYCDASKIGLGCVLMQRGKVIAYASRQLKPYEQNYPTHDMELAAVIFALKIWRHYLYGEHCEIFTDHKSLKYIFTQKELNMRQRRWLELLKDYDVNINYHPGKANIALGTKLDFSTAYHPQSDGQTERVNQIVEDMLRRLGIFESLSNERS; encoded by the exons ATGACTGATAATGGCAGCAACGGTACGAGTCGTGATGGAAATAATTCGGGCAATACAAATACTGGATTATTGGTCCAAGAACTTGGTGACCAGAGTGTGCTGGCCAATCTGCTCACTAACATTTTGGGCAGACATCAAGAGACTCAACAACGTCAAATGGATATTCTGGAGCGCGTTGTAAAGAATGATAGCCACCGGAGTGGAGTTGGGGAATTTCAAAAACTCAAGCCGCCCTCATTCTCCGGGACTGCTAATCCGCTTGAAGGGGAAGACTGGATCACCGCTATGGAGAAAGCATTTGAGGCTATGGGCTGCACCAACGAAGAGAAAGTCATTTATGCAGTTTATATGCTAAAATCAAGCGCTTTTGAATGGTGGGATGCTCACAAAAAGTCTTACCCGGAGGGTACTCCCCTGACATGGATATTGTTCAAAGAGGCGTTCTATAAAAAGTATTTTCCAGAAAGCATCAAACGCATCAAAGAAAGGGAGTTTCTTGAGCTTAAACAAGGGAACAAATCTGTAGGAGAATATGAAATTGAATTCTCTAGACTTGCAAGATTTGCTCTAGAGTTCGTCCAGACTGATGGCTCCAAGGCTCGACGCTTCGAGAGCGGTCTACGTCAACCACTTAAGCGGCGTGTGGAAGCCTTTGAGTTAAATACTTTTAGAGATGTGGTGAATAAAGCCCAGTTGTTGGAAAAGGGATTTCAAGAGGAAAAGGGTGATGCTG ATTTTGACATAATACTTGGCATGGACTGGTTGCAAGAGTATAGAGCCACTATTGACTGCTATGAAAAACAAATTACACTCAGACTTGATGGTCAAGTAGAGATTGTGTATCAGGGTGATAAAAAGAGCCAGTCACAGACTCTTATGACAAAATTAGACAAGAAGGAAATCAATATCAAGGATATTCCAGTGGTAAATGAATTTCCTAATGTCTTTCCGGGAGAGTTGCCGGGACTACCACCGGATCGAGAAATTGAATTTGCTATCTTATTGATCCCGGGAACCAAACCAATCTACAAGGCACCTTATAGGATGGCACCTGCAGAACTTAAGGAGCTAAAAGTACAACTCAAAGAGTTGGAGGATAGGGG TGATATCCCCAAGACCGCTTTTCGCACCCGCTATGGACACTATGAGTATCTAGTGATGCCCTTCGGTTTGACCAATGCTCCTGCGGCTTTCATGGATTTAATGAATCGAGTCTTCAAGCCTTATTTGGATCAATTTGTGattgtgttcattgatgatattcttatATATTCAAAGACGGAGGAAGAGCATTCAATGCATCTAAAAATTGTGCTACAAATACTGCTGGAACATAAATTATATGCCAAGTTAAAGAAATGTGATTTCTGGATGAATAAAGTTCCTTTCCTTGGCCATATAATCTCAGAAGAAGGGATATCAGTAGATCCTGCAAAAGTTCAAGCGGTGGCAGAGTGGCAAAGGCCCTCCACTGTAACTGACATTCGAAGTTTCCTTGGGCTGGCGGGGTACTGCCGCCGATTTATATTGAACTTTGCAAAAATTGCTGCACCTTTGACTCATCTAACAAAGAAGGGAATTAAGTTTGAGTGGTCAGATGAGTGTGAGAAAAGCTTTCAAGAATTAAAGAATCGACTTGTCTCAGCCCCAGTTCTTGCTTTGCCTGTCGGTGGGGAAGAATTCACCATCTACTGTGATGCCTCAAAAATTGGGCTTGGGTGCGTACTTATGCAAAGGGGGAAAGTTATTGCTTATGCATCTCGCCAGCTAAAACCATATGAacaaaattatccaactcatgataTGGAGCTAGCAGCGGTAATTTTTGCTCTAAAAATCTGGAGGCATTATCTTTATGGAGAACATTGTGAGATATTTACTGATCATAAAAGTTTAAAATATATATTCACACAAAAAGAGTTGAACATGAGGCAAAGAAGGTGGCTAGAATTACTGAAGGATTACGATGTTAATATTAACTATCACCCAGGAAAAGCCAACATA GCATTGGGAACAAAATTGGACTTTAGTACTGCATATCATCCGCAAAGCGATGGACAAACCGAACGAGTAAATCAAATTGTGGAGGACATGCTCAG GAGACTTGGTATATTTGAaagtctctccaatgaaaggagttaa